The proteins below are encoded in one region of Stieleria sp. JC731:
- a CDS encoding NTP/NDP exchange transporter, with amino-acid sequence MTQSNPYRAPNDSAEATGSDTVQDGRQRSVSTQAFNEQGVVWWATCWFFFTLLSYSIVRPVRETMGAIGGTKQLQGLMLVTFAVMLVAVPAYSALVNRLSRRWLVRIVVHFFTVSLIGFSFAQRSGFEPLQVWSARAFFVWVNVFALVGTSMFWSVLADLFSSDQAKRLFGRIAAGGTVGAIAGSFLTSQIATKLSTPNLLLIPAVTLQCGLWFAWRLERAVRKSQQLIATDSEDPAHVARTAKNVDEESAEDNLPVGGLWQGITQVFSSVYLLSICLFLFFGQAAGTQLYFQQADIVAKSVVDDQEKIQIFAYIDFSTQLLTLFAQVILSGFVLKRFGVSIALMVLPAIYMISFTALSWNASLAVVATAMVISRATAYGITVPSREVLFTVVSREQKYKSKNFIDTVVLRGGDATAGQILGSLKNFAGMTFATVNLYSLPILGVWLFAAYRLGQRQQKRAAESDSASSNLAGSGSDRRDLSDRNQ; translated from the coding sequence GTGACTCAATCGAATCCCTACCGAGCTCCCAACGATTCCGCTGAAGCGACGGGCAGCGATACCGTCCAGGACGGGCGTCAGCGATCAGTCAGCACGCAGGCCTTCAACGAGCAGGGTGTCGTTTGGTGGGCAACTTGCTGGTTCTTTTTCACTTTGCTGAGCTACAGCATCGTTCGCCCGGTTCGCGAAACCATGGGGGCGATTGGCGGTACCAAGCAGCTGCAGGGGCTGATGTTGGTGACCTTTGCGGTCATGCTGGTCGCGGTTCCGGCCTATTCTGCGTTGGTGAATCGGCTGTCGCGACGATGGTTGGTGCGGATCGTGGTTCACTTTTTCACCGTCAGCCTGATCGGATTCAGCTTTGCCCAACGTTCCGGATTTGAACCCCTACAGGTTTGGTCGGCCCGAGCGTTTTTCGTGTGGGTGAATGTTTTCGCGTTGGTCGGGACCAGCATGTTCTGGTCGGTGCTGGCGGATCTGTTTAGCAGTGATCAGGCAAAGCGTCTTTTCGGAAGGATCGCCGCGGGGGGAACCGTCGGAGCCATCGCGGGATCGTTTTTGACCAGTCAAATCGCGACGAAGTTATCGACGCCGAATCTATTGCTTATTCCCGCGGTCACACTGCAATGTGGACTTTGGTTCGCATGGCGATTGGAACGGGCAGTGAGAAAGAGCCAGCAACTGATCGCGACTGATTCTGAGGACCCGGCTCACGTCGCCCGAACTGCCAAGAATGTCGATGAAGAATCGGCAGAAGACAACCTGCCCGTCGGAGGACTTTGGCAGGGCATCACACAGGTATTTAGTTCGGTCTACCTGTTGTCAATTTGCCTGTTCTTGTTCTTTGGGCAAGCTGCCGGAACCCAGTTGTATTTTCAGCAAGCCGATATCGTTGCAAAATCGGTGGTTGATGACCAAGAAAAGATTCAGATCTTCGCTTACATCGACTTTTCAACTCAGTTGCTGACGCTATTCGCACAAGTCATTTTGTCCGGATTTGTACTGAAACGCTTTGGCGTTTCCATCGCACTGATGGTGCTGCCAGCGATTTACATGATTTCATTCACGGCGTTGTCTTGGAACGCGAGTCTGGCGGTCGTGGCGACAGCGATGGTTATTTCCAGGGCGACAGCCTATGGAATCACGGTGCCTTCGCGTGAGGTTCTATTCACCGTTGTCAGTCGGGAACAGAAATACAAATCCAAGAACTTTATCGATACCGTGGTACTTCGCGGTGGTGATGCGACCGCCGGCCAGATTCTTGGTTCGCTAAAGAATTTTGCCGGAATGACCTTCGCCACGGTCAACCTTTATTCACTGCCAATTCTGGGCGTCTGGCTTTTCGCGGCCTATAGGTTGGGGCAACGGCAACAGAAACGGGCGGCCGAATCAGATTCGGCCAGTTCAAATTTGGCTGGTTCCGGTTCAGACAGACGTGATTTGTCCGATCGCAATCAATGA
- a CDS encoding ABC transporter ATP-binding protein: protein MSDSMISLSHVTKLYGNVIGVNDLVADLPAGAYGLIGPNGSGKTTLINILIGHFRPTLGSVKVFGETPTSNRNILRDIGLCPASDVLYPNVSAFEWVKFQVRLHGYSHSQSRQMAEQALEMVGMTAAMHRHMGTYSLGMRQRAKLAQAIAHNPKLLILDEPYNGLDPIGRAAMTRILKEWTAQGHGLLFASHVLHEIEAVTSSFLLIHGGRLLAAGSASDIESILEGTSQQVRLRGPNVALLLHRLADAPWIDSLSLSQERHELKLSVRDPAQLYEQLPRWITEDQIQIEQVRSSEGELDALFDSLLRHHRGEA, encoded by the coding sequence GTGTCTGATTCAATGATCAGTCTAAGCCATGTCACAAAGCTATATGGCAACGTGATTGGTGTAAACGATTTGGTTGCTGACCTTCCCGCGGGTGCGTATGGGTTGATCGGTCCAAATGGGTCGGGAAAAACCACGCTGATCAACATTTTGATCGGACACTTTCGCCCGACGCTCGGATCAGTCAAAGTCTTCGGAGAGACACCAACAAGCAACCGTAACATTCTGCGTGACATCGGCCTGTGCCCCGCTTCGGACGTTTTGTATCCGAACGTCTCCGCCTTTGAATGGGTGAAGTTTCAAGTGCGATTGCACGGCTATAGTCATTCCCAGTCACGGCAGATGGCTGAACAGGCACTCGAGATGGTTGGCATGACCGCCGCGATGCATCGTCACATGGGAACCTACTCACTCGGAATGCGACAGCGAGCCAAACTGGCGCAAGCGATCGCGCACAATCCGAAGCTACTGATTCTGGACGAACCTTACAACGGGTTGGACCCCATCGGTCGGGCAGCGATGACGAGGATTCTGAAAGAGTGGACGGCACAGGGTCACGGCTTGCTATTCGCAAGCCACGTTCTCCATGAAATCGAAGCCGTCACGTCTTCCTTTTTGTTAATCCACGGCGGACGTTTATTGGCTGCTGGCAGCGCGTCGGATATCGAATCGATCCTTGAAGGCACCAGCCAGCAGGTCCGACTCCGAGGTCCCAACGTGGCCTTGCTGTTGCATCGTCTTGCAGATGCCCCTTGGATCGATTCATTATCGCTTTCACAGGAACGCCACGAATTGAAGCTTTCCGTTCGAGATCCCGCGCAGCTATATGAACAGCTTCCACGCTGGATTACCGAAGATCAGATTCAGATCGAACAGGTCCGATCATCCGAAGGTGAATTAGACGCGTTATTTGATTCGTTGCTGCGACATCATCGGGGAGAAGCCTAA
- a CDS encoding ABC transporter ATP-binding protein — protein MNDRFPNFRVFLLSLAKTWTVAANPSAFIAVKWTRSCSQAERLKGHLFFSVVANRSTVSHHDHARTVRLAPEIATLENIIEIDHVTKRYGDIEALQDISLQFPPGVTGLLGPNGSGKSTLIKALLGLLSTQAGNGRILDYKWPRDAQQIRDSIGYLPEDDCYIAGLDGIESVRLMSELSGLRGKEALRRSHEMMDFCGFGEERYREVESYSTGMRQKLKFAQALVHDPPLLILDEPTTGLDPDQRLAMLKRIRNLATSHGKSIILSTHILSDVRTVCDHVIILVNGQVRMADSMANLSRPIEPTMHLSILGDHQPFQNRASEAGFQSAWNQDKRTLDVFGIESTETMTIWNWAAETGTAIRAIEPAVNSLEQIFIDVAAAKKHGSNDNAIPAGSARLSEDERGNQ, from the coding sequence ATGAACGATCGATTTCCAAATTTTCGAGTTTTCCTGCTTTCTCTCGCCAAGACTTGGACGGTCGCAGCGAACCCGAGTGCATTCATTGCCGTAAAATGGACGCGATCGTGTTCTCAGGCCGAACGATTGAAAGGTCATCTGTTCTTTTCCGTCGTCGCAAATCGAAGCACGGTGTCACATCATGATCATGCCCGCACCGTAAGACTCGCCCCGGAAATCGCAACGCTGGAAAACATCATCGAAATCGACCACGTCACCAAGCGATACGGTGACATCGAAGCACTGCAAGATATCTCGTTGCAGTTTCCTCCGGGAGTCACGGGGCTACTCGGGCCAAACGGGTCAGGGAAAAGCACCCTAATCAAGGCGTTGCTGGGTTTGCTAAGCACCCAAGCAGGCAATGGACGTATCCTCGATTATAAGTGGCCACGCGACGCGCAACAGATTCGTGATTCGATCGGTTATCTTCCCGAAGATGACTGCTATATCGCTGGTCTCGACGGCATCGAATCGGTCCGTCTGATGTCTGAATTGTCAGGTCTACGGGGCAAAGAAGCGTTGCGTCGAAGCCATGAAATGATGGACTTTTGCGGCTTTGGTGAAGAGCGTTATCGTGAAGTCGAATCGTATTCGACGGGTATGCGGCAAAAGCTTAAGTTCGCACAAGCTCTCGTTCACGACCCACCTTTGCTGATTCTTGATGAGCCGACGACCGGACTAGATCCCGATCAACGCCTCGCCATGCTCAAACGAATTCGAAATCTCGCTACTTCGCATGGCAAGTCGATCATCTTGTCAACGCACATCCTGTCTGACGTTCGCACGGTCTGCGATCATGTGATCATTCTGGTCAACGGACAGGTCCGAATGGCTGATTCGATGGCCAACCTTAGTCGTCCCATCGAGCCGACCATGCACCTATCGATTTTGGGTGACCACCAACCTTTTCAGAATCGTGCGTCTGAGGCGGGGTTTCAATCCGCGTGGAATCAAGACAAACGGACCTTGGATGTCTTCGGAATTGAATCAACCGAAACAATGACCATCTGGAACTGGGCGGCGGAAACGGGAACCGCGATCCGGGCGATCGAGCCAGCAGTGAATTCGCTGGAACAAATCTTTATCGACGTGGCCGCAGCGAAAAAGCATGGGTCGAATGACAATGCGATCCCGGCTGGCAGCGCTCGTTTATCGGAGGATGAACGTGGCAATCAATAA
- a CDS encoding DUF2513 domain-containing protein, translating into MKRDMYLVRKLLEFVEEKGTRLFKGSIPIEGYEREGVVTHVFLLADAGFIELGEETLTNRGPLVLTWKGCNYLDELRAKGLYLTPTLK; encoded by the coding sequence ATGAAGCGAGACATGTACCTTGTTCGCAAGTTGTTGGAGTTTGTTGAAGAGAAGGGAACGCGTTTATTTAAAGGATCCATTCCCATCGAAGGATACGAGCGTGAAGGCGTTGTCACGCACGTGTTCTTGCTTGCCGACGCAGGGTTTATCGAACTCGGTGAAGAAACCCTAACGAACCGTGGTCCCCTGGTTCTTACTTGGAAAGGTTGTAACTACTTAGACGAACTCCGGGCCAAAGGACTCTACCTAACGCCGACGCTTAAGTAG
- a CDS encoding GMC family oxidoreductase N-terminal domain-containing protein, whose translation MDDCFPLKELSRIAESAKGEFDRRTFHQSALAAGMFPFSLLGKNEQKCPLADIKEKRFPTLVAILSAQIDALWCGRQGDNAAAVACDVLKYAAHLPWRVQQGMNVALLWLEFYSFKHTGRKLSDHPPAMVRQVLNQGETRRSSHSPPLICWDEDHLLHMAAAGLAMVGRLVIHSREPARTLIGLGWSEECQDAENLVSIPPPPLADLNQHYDVVIIGSGAGGATCAARLTAEGLNVLIIDYGDYVSPDALIQRQQQPDGTIKLSPPRSDEVLYRLYKDAGAQISGGLGNVNSKLDLALPNRRKKIPARQTINICQAKVFGGGPYVNNAIHLPIKREVYETKWAGRQPVGVDYDVLSAIMQGINAELGVNTDVTDMHISDRSMRFAEGCRIVGEDPQPLPVSIRKDCSGCGSDNSVDSFGHHVGGVHPYKADKPNSYLVQAMHNAKPANVSYRTEATHLRIRRSESGRPTVTGIDVKRTDDNGCRTSATVTADQYVVASGFGPTTKLLSQGLRNAGLRNEHIGKRFSANVGTAVYAMFEKPIWPASSARPEPGVTQCFIVEGRHVEENGKVVEEPALENWFHFPGTVALALTGWFQHFACAMRKFNHLSMAGIVVPTQVRDCNYIDSCGKVHLSLNCEEFELLLNGMKRIARIYFAAATEDDPVTLYLPTKAMLLRHGRPAAIRNMDDMEWALCEIRKRGPAFVNLLTTHGQGGTAIGDVIDPESFLVKTDCDQQVDNLTVADASLFPAGCEINPQLTLKALSKIATEKVLERTLAAG comes from the coding sequence ATGGATGATTGTTTTCCACTGAAAGAACTCTCGCGTATCGCAGAATCCGCGAAGGGGGAGTTTGACCGTCGGACATTTCATCAGTCAGCACTTGCCGCTGGGATGTTTCCATTTTCTCTCTTAGGTAAAAACGAGCAGAAATGTCCTTTGGCCGACATCAAGGAAAAGCGTTTTCCAACCTTGGTCGCAATCCTTTCCGCTCAGATTGATGCCCTCTGGTGCGGTCGCCAAGGAGACAATGCTGCTGCGGTCGCATGTGACGTATTGAAATACGCAGCGCATTTGCCTTGGCGAGTGCAACAAGGGATGAATGTTGCGCTGCTATGGCTGGAGTTCTATAGCTTTAAACACACCGGAAGGAAATTGTCTGATCATCCACCCGCGATGGTCCGGCAAGTTCTAAACCAAGGTGAAACGCGGCGCTCGAGCCATTCGCCGCCATTGATTTGCTGGGACGAAGACCATCTCTTGCACATGGCAGCCGCCGGTCTGGCCATGGTGGGTCGGTTAGTGATTCATTCTCGTGAGCCGGCGCGAACACTTATTGGGTTGGGATGGAGTGAAGAGTGTCAGGATGCTGAGAATCTGGTTTCGATTCCGCCACCGCCACTGGCAGACCTCAACCAACACTACGACGTCGTAATCATCGGAAGCGGGGCCGGCGGTGCAACTTGTGCTGCGAGGCTAACCGCTGAAGGGTTGAACGTGTTGATCATCGACTACGGAGACTACGTCAGTCCTGACGCTCTGATCCAACGGCAACAACAACCAGACGGAACGATCAAGCTTTCTCCACCACGCAGTGATGAAGTTCTCTATCGATTGTATAAAGACGCCGGGGCACAAATCAGCGGTGGTCTTGGAAACGTCAACAGTAAATTAGATCTCGCACTTCCCAATCGTCGCAAAAAGATTCCTGCGCGACAGACCATCAATATTTGCCAAGCTAAAGTGTTTGGCGGTGGACCTTACGTTAACAACGCTATCCACCTTCCGATCAAACGAGAAGTTTACGAAACGAAGTGGGCCGGACGGCAACCGGTCGGTGTCGACTACGACGTCCTCTCTGCCATCATGCAAGGCATCAATGCGGAACTGGGTGTTAATACCGATGTGACCGACATGCACATCAGCGATCGGAGTATGCGATTTGCAGAAGGCTGCCGTATCGTAGGTGAAGATCCGCAACCATTGCCAGTATCGATACGCAAGGACTGCAGCGGCTGTGGTAGCGACAATTCCGTTGATAGCTTTGGACACCATGTTGGCGGGGTTCACCCGTACAAGGCTGACAAGCCAAATAGCTATCTCGTTCAAGCGATGCACAACGCTAAACCCGCGAATGTTTCCTACCGAACCGAAGCAACGCATCTGCGGATCCGACGTAGCGAATCGGGGCGGCCGACTGTAACCGGAATCGATGTCAAACGAACAGACGACAACGGATGTCGAACTTCAGCGACTGTGACGGCTGATCAATACGTTGTCGCATCAGGATTTGGGCCGACAACGAAACTGCTTTCGCAAGGGCTTCGCAATGCCGGTCTGCGAAACGAGCACATCGGCAAACGATTTTCGGCAAATGTTGGAACAGCCGTCTATGCCATGTTTGAAAAGCCGATTTGGCCCGCGAGTTCAGCTCGGCCGGAACCCGGTGTGACGCAGTGCTTTATCGTTGAAGGCCGACACGTCGAAGAAAATGGAAAAGTCGTCGAAGAGCCTGCGTTGGAGAATTGGTTTCATTTCCCAGGCACGGTCGCGTTAGCGCTAACCGGCTGGTTCCAACATTTTGCCTGTGCGATGCGGAAATTCAATCACTTGTCGATGGCTGGAATTGTCGTGCCGACGCAAGTGCGCGATTGCAACTATATCGATTCCTGTGGCAAGGTTCATTTGTCGCTCAACTGCGAAGAGTTTGAACTCCTACTCAACGGGATGAAACGCATCGCAAGGATCTACTTTGCGGCCGCAACAGAGGATGATCCTGTCACGCTGTACCTTCCAACCAAGGCGATGTTGTTGCGGCACGGACGACCGGCAGCGATCCGCAATATGGATGATATGGAATGGGCGCTGTGTGAAATTCGCAAACGGGGGCCTGCCTTTGTCAACTTGTTAACAACCCACGGACAAGGCGGCACCGCGATTGGTGATGTGATCGATCCCGAATCGTTTTTGGTTAAAACCGATTGCGATCAACAGGTTGATAACTTGACGGTCGCGGATGCCTCATTGTTCCCAGCCGGTTGCGAGATCAATCCGCAACTGACGCTGAAAGCTCTGTCAAAGATCGCCACCGAAAAAGTGCTTGAAAGGACGTTGGCCGCGGGATAA
- the cydB gene encoding cytochrome d ubiquinol oxidase subunit II produces MDYDTLTWIWFFLLGVLLCGYTILDGFDLGVGILHLFIAKSDDERRLVMNSIGPLWDGNEVWLVTFGGALFAAFPVAYATVFSSFYTAFNLLLTCLIGRAVSLEFRSKVHSKSWRRVWDVGFFASSLCAAMLLGIAGGNILAGMELGPGYRYQGSLLGQLYWYPLLVGLLTASLFAMHGAIYLYLKTEDALQERVRQWITPLFFVFASLYLLVTVATWAHVPHSTENISKYPILWAVPVLNLLAVLNIPRAMHLRLPLYAFFSSSMVILALASLFSVAVCPNLMLSTIDPSLSVTLENARSSHRTLGIMLAVAAIGLPCVLSYTVTIYWIFRGKVKLDSHSY; encoded by the coding sequence ATTGACTACGACACACTGACTTGGATTTGGTTCTTTCTGCTGGGCGTCCTGCTCTGTGGATACACGATCCTGGATGGATTCGATCTGGGTGTGGGCATCCTTCATCTTTTCATTGCAAAGTCGGATGACGAACGACGCCTTGTGATGAATTCCATCGGTCCGTTATGGGATGGCAACGAAGTCTGGCTAGTGACATTTGGGGGTGCACTTTTCGCCGCGTTCCCGGTGGCATACGCGACCGTGTTCAGCAGTTTTTACACGGCATTTAACCTACTTTTGACCTGTCTCATTGGGCGGGCTGTCAGTTTAGAATTTCGCTCGAAAGTCCATTCCAAATCGTGGCGACGCGTTTGGGATGTTGGCTTTTTCGCTTCGTCGCTATGTGCCGCAATGCTGCTAGGGATCGCGGGTGGCAATATTTTGGCAGGCATGGAACTGGGGCCTGGCTACCGCTACCAAGGATCACTACTTGGTCAACTTTACTGGTACCCATTGCTCGTGGGCCTGTTGACTGCATCGCTATTTGCGATGCATGGGGCAATCTACTTGTACCTTAAAACCGAAGATGCACTTCAAGAGCGGGTAAGACAATGGATCACGCCATTGTTTTTCGTTTTCGCCTCGCTGTACTTATTAGTCACGGTCGCTACCTGGGCTCATGTGCCACATTCGACGGAGAACATCAGCAAGTACCCGATTCTATGGGCTGTCCCAGTTTTAAACTTGCTGGCCGTCCTGAATATTCCCAGAGCCATGCATCTTCGATTGCCGCTGTATGCGTTTTTCAGCTCTTCGATGGTGATTCTGGCACTCGCATCGTTGTTTAGCGTCGCTGTATGTCCGAATTTGATGCTTTCCACGATCGATCCATCATTAAGCGTCACGCTCGAAAACGCTCGCAGTAGCCATCGAACGCTCGGAATCATGCTCGCTGTAGCGGCGATCGGATTGCCTTGCGTCCTTTCCTATACAGTAACGATCTACTGGATCTTTCGCGGCAAAGTCAAATTGGATTCACATAGTTACTAA
- a CDS encoding cytochrome ubiquinol oxidase subunit I, whose translation MDVEILSRLQFAGTIMFHYLFPPLSIGLGLQLFLCELAYFRTRKPEWEIAARFWTRVFAVNFAMGVSTGIVMEFEFGTNWAAYSRFVGDVFGSALAAEGIFAFFLESGFLAILVFGWDRVKPPLHLFSTLMVFLGSVFSAVWIVIANSWQQTPAGYHIVWHDVQGTPMPRAEITDFWAMVFNPSSVDRLSHTIIGALVLGAFFVASVCSYYVLKGKHLDVARRCLSIALPTALLFTITAAMTGHDAAQRLVETQPAKLAAMEAHFETSEDPTGLYLFGWPDAESKTVHFGLKLPRLLSFLVYNDFKTPVPGMDKIPIEDQPPIWLPFQTFHLMVGLGTLMIFVAALGCFHWYRRTLENSRWLLWVIIFMPIAAMTANHAGWVTAEVGRQPWIVYPSVQDGVEMMGLRTSDGLSESVTADQVLASIVLFGMIYSMLFAVWIFVLNHKIQHGPETLEQLAKIKASHANRGMQELFEKQGRALGGDLMEDDSDRN comes from the coding sequence ATGGACGTCGAAATACTCAGCCGACTGCAATTCGCCGGAACGATAATGTTTCATTATCTGTTTCCGCCATTGTCAATCGGCTTGGGGCTTCAATTATTTTTGTGCGAGCTTGCTTATTTCCGAACACGGAAACCCGAATGGGAAATCGCTGCGAGGTTTTGGACTCGCGTTTTTGCGGTCAACTTCGCGATGGGCGTATCGACCGGCATCGTGATGGAGTTCGAATTCGGAACAAATTGGGCAGCTTATTCTCGATTCGTCGGTGACGTCTTTGGCTCCGCATTGGCGGCGGAAGGCATCTTTGCGTTTTTTCTTGAGAGTGGCTTTCTGGCCATCCTTGTGTTCGGTTGGGATCGGGTGAAACCACCGCTGCACTTGTTTAGCACTCTGATGGTTTTCCTGGGATCGGTATTCAGCGCCGTATGGATAGTCATTGCCAACAGTTGGCAACAAACGCCTGCCGGATATCACATCGTCTGGCATGATGTGCAGGGGACTCCAATGCCAAGAGCCGAAATCACGGACTTCTGGGCAATGGTTTTCAATCCGTCGTCGGTTGACCGCCTATCCCACACCATTATCGGTGCCCTGGTGCTCGGCGCTTTTTTTGTCGCTTCGGTGTGTTCTTACTATGTGCTCAAAGGCAAGCATCTGGACGTCGCACGTCGTTGCCTTTCGATCGCCTTGCCGACCGCTTTGTTGTTCACCATCACCGCGGCAATGACCGGACATGACGCGGCACAGAGGCTGGTTGAGACGCAACCGGCCAAATTGGCCGCCATGGAAGCTCATTTCGAAACAAGCGAAGATCCGACCGGCCTTTACCTATTCGGATGGCCCGATGCTGAATCGAAAACGGTCCATTTTGGCCTCAAGCTTCCACGACTTTTAAGCTTCTTAGTTTACAACGATTTCAAAACTCCCGTGCCCGGGATGGACAAGATTCCGATCGAAGACCAGCCTCCAATCTGGTTACCGTTTCAAACGTTTCACCTGATGGTCGGATTGGGCACGCTGATGATTTTTGTCGCTGCACTGGGATGCTTTCATTGGTACCGCCGAACGCTAGAGAACAGTCGTTGGCTGCTTTGGGTGATCATCTTCATGCCCATCGCCGCGATGACCGCCAATCATGCCGGATGGGTCACTGCCGAAGTGGGGCGTCAGCCCTGGATCGTGTATCCGTCCGTCCAAGACGGCGTCGAAATGATGGGGCTCCGCACCTCGGATGGCCTAAGTGAATCGGTCACTGCCGATCAAGTGCTCGCGTCAATCGTCCTGTTTGGGATGATCTACTCGATGCTTTTCGCGGTTTGGATTTTCGTGCTCAACCATAAAATTCAGCACGGCCCCGAAACCCTCGAACAGTTGGCCAAGATCAAAGCGAGTCATGCAAACCGTGGAATGCAGGAGCTATTCGAAAAACAAGGCCGCGCACTTGGTGGCGATCTGATGGAGGATGACAGTGATCGCAATTGA
- a CDS encoding sialidase family protein, which yields MRSNKDISSNLDRRTVLAASLGTLALGKFAHCVNAQLSVLDVKTISPTPNIYCGWPTLILRRNGQLMLVWSGGRESHVCPFGRVDMMRSDDQGETWTWPRTILDGASDDRDAGALETDQGTLIVTTFTSLAYESIYKDQIARQKRGDKNAWPEDQLARWSAVHNRMSDNERDSELGQWAIRSTDEGRTWSNRIPTIVNSPHGPIQLSDGRLLYPGKELWTTQKRIGASVSTDDGQSWQWLAEIPTRDGDKATDYHELHGVECQSGKLVVHIRNHNPKNNRETLQTESTDGGETWTVPHSIGIWGLPSHLLRLKDGRLLMSYGHRRDPLGIQVRISDDEGTTWSDSLPIWDQGTSGDLGYPSTVELDDGSLVSVWYEKMKSSPKAVLRQARWRV from the coding sequence ATGCGATCAAACAAAGATATCTCTAGCAATCTCGACCGACGCACGGTTTTGGCTGCGTCGCTAGGGACGCTTGCACTTGGCAAATTCGCCCACTGCGTGAACGCCCAGTTATCGGTGCTTGATGTCAAGACGATTAGCCCAACACCGAACATCTATTGCGGATGGCCAACGTTGATTTTACGGCGCAACGGGCAGCTGATGCTGGTTTGGTCCGGCGGGCGTGAAAGCCACGTTTGCCCATTTGGCCGTGTCGACATGATGCGTTCTGATGACCAAGGGGAAACGTGGACTTGGCCAAGAACGATTCTCGATGGGGCAAGCGACGATCGCGATGCAGGTGCTCTCGAAACGGATCAAGGAACATTGATCGTCACCACGTTTACTTCGCTCGCCTACGAATCAATCTATAAGGACCAGATTGCTCGGCAAAAACGCGGCGACAAAAATGCTTGGCCCGAAGATCAGCTCGCCAGGTGGAGTGCTGTTCACAACCGGATGTCTGATAATGAACGCGATTCGGAACTGGGGCAGTGGGCAATTCGTTCCACCGACGAGGGACGAACCTGGAGCAACCGTATCCCGACGATCGTCAATAGCCCGCACGGCCCAATACAACTAAGCGACGGTCGATTGCTGTATCCCGGTAAAGAACTGTGGACCACCCAAAAGCGGATTGGCGCATCGGTCTCAACAGACGACGGCCAATCATGGCAGTGGCTTGCGGAAATCCCCACTCGTGATGGAGACAAGGCTACCGATTATCACGAACTGCATGGCGTCGAATGTCAAAGCGGAAAACTGGTTGTCCACATTCGAAATCATAATCCCAAGAACAATCGGGAAACGCTGCAAACGGAATCCACCGATGGAGGAGAAACCTGGACGGTTCCGCATTCGATCGGGATTTGGGGGCTACCATCGCATCTGCTGCGATTGAAGGATGGTCGATTGTTGATGAGCTATGGCCATCGGCGCGATCCGTTGGGAATCCAAGTCAGAATCAGTGATGACGAAGGAACAACGTGGAGCGATTCGTTGCCAATCTGGGATCAAGGAACCAGCGGAGATCTCGGCTATCCCAGCACGGTTGAATTGGATGACGGAAGTCTCGTGAGCGTTTGGTATGAGAAGATGAAATCATCCCCGAAAGCGGTTTTACGACAAGCGAGATGGAGAGTCTGA
- a CDS encoding alpha/beta hydrolase — protein sequence MQKDWGQWGGLELAYSGVDLASADQIVVLLHGYGTTNQDLIPLGGIIGGDRRAFVYPNGPVEMSPGSLAWATTEAEFVDSKDRVLKLIRELAEKYPQARISLGGFSQGATLSAMALTEQNHLLEHLFLYSPALAITQTQIAQDSKTQVLLSHGRDDSVLPFADSQKLNQWLRSRSIQVNWIPFEDGHTIPEAVLEATRQQLDR from the coding sequence GTGCAAAAAGATTGGGGCCAATGGGGAGGTTTAGAGCTTGCCTATTCCGGCGTGGATCTTGCCAGTGCGGATCAGATCGTTGTGCTGCTGCATGGTTATGGCACAACCAATCAAGACTTGATTCCGCTTGGGGGCATTATCGGTGGAGACCGCCGCGCTTTTGTGTATCCCAATGGACCGGTGGAAATGTCGCCAGGAAGTTTGGCTTGGGCGACAACCGAAGCCGAGTTTGTTGATTCGAAAGATCGTGTATTGAAGTTGATCCGAGAGTTGGCTGAGAAGTACCCGCAGGCTCGCATTTCTCTGGGCGGCTTTTCTCAAGGTGCCACATTGTCAGCGATGGCGCTCACCGAGCAAAACCATTTGCTGGAGCATTTGTTTCTGTATTCACCCGCTCTTGCGATTACTCAAACGCAAATTGCGCAGGACAGCAAGACGCAAGTATTGTTGTCGCACGGACGGGATGATTCCGTCTTGCCGTTTGCAGATTCGCAGAAGTTGAATCAATGGTTGCGAAGCCGCTCGATCCAGGTCAACTGGATTCCGTTTGAAGACGGACACACGATTCCAGAAGCAGTGTTGGAAGCGACAAGGCAGCAACTGGATCGATAG